A portion of the Collinsella aerofaciens genome contains these proteins:
- a CDS encoding type II secretion system F family protein gives MPQVPPAELARQALETVAEKLPRELVENDPLKKIARSWASLAPARRLGLAIEDASGRLAFLLLSSGVCCVLLTMVSLSPLGFALGLVAPFAVGAARDGFESRREQHDAEEAMPEAFTALSMSLASGHSLAQGMRFVGAHAQEPVHTEFLRVAAAIDCGISATDALDDLLVRIDAPGLSLVTLALKVSQRTGAPLADLLSEASSMVGERIELKRRLDVKTSQARMSAHMVAAMPTGMCAVLALLSADFRRGLATPAGAGAVVLGLALNAVALVVIRRIMRVEL, from the coding sequence GTGCCGCAGGTACCGCCGGCGGAGCTGGCGCGTCAGGCGCTCGAGACGGTGGCAGAGAAGCTGCCGCGTGAGCTGGTGGAAAACGATCCGCTGAAAAAGATCGCCCGTTCGTGGGCATCGCTGGCTCCGGCGCGTCGCCTTGGCCTCGCGATCGAGGATGCTTCGGGGCGTTTGGCGTTTCTGCTGCTATCGAGCGGTGTCTGCTGCGTTTTGCTAACGATGGTGTCGTTATCGCCCCTCGGATTTGCCTTGGGACTTGTTGCTCCGTTTGCCGTTGGCGCCGCTCGGGATGGCTTTGAGAGCCGGCGCGAGCAACACGATGCAGAAGAGGCCATGCCCGAGGCGTTTACCGCACTTTCCATGTCGCTTGCCTCGGGACATTCGCTGGCCCAGGGCATGCGCTTTGTGGGCGCTCATGCGCAAGAACCGGTGCATACCGAGTTTTTGCGGGTGGCGGCGGCGATCGATTGCGGCATCTCGGCGACCGACGCGCTCGATGACTTGCTCGTGCGCATCGACGCCCCCGGTCTTTCGCTTGTGACCTTGGCGCTTAAGGTGTCACAGCGCACCGGCGCTCCGCTTGCCGACTTACTGTCCGAGGCGTCGAGCATGGTGGGGGAGCGCATTGAGCTCAAGCGCCGCCTAGATGTTAAGACGTCGCAGGCCCGCATGTCTGCGCATATGGTCGCGGCGATGCCGACGGGCATGTGCGCGGTGTTGGCGCTGCTTTCGGCAGATTTTCGTCGCGGTCTTGCGACGCCTGCCGGCGCGGGCGCTGTGGTGCTGGGTCTTGCCCTCAACGCCGTTGCCCTGGTGGTTATCAGGCGCATTATGCGGGTGGAGCTATGA
- the pyk gene encoding pyruvate kinase, with the protein MYKRTKIVCTMGPACDSDETIREMIKAGMNVARFNFSHGSYDEHHGRIERVRRISKELGMPVGILLDTKGPEVRTGLLVDGKKVAVKTGDKIVVTAQPTSEDFHGTAEHISLDYLALPSEVEKGSLILIDDGLVALEVESVDGQDMTCVVKNDGLIGERKGVNMPNVNISLPAITERDRQDILFGLTENIDYIAASFIRDGESVRGIRELCRENGGEHVTIFPKIECALGVENFDEILEASDGIMVARGDLGIEIKPELVPHIQKEIIAKCNAAYKPVITATQMLDSMQQNPRPTRAEVADVANAIYDGTDAVMLSGESAAGKYPVEAVKMQASIALETEKYLPAHAPLEVPADAHGTRVVNNVVGMSAVNMATTVGAKCITVPTTTGRTARLISHFRPNMPICAFSRHEWAVQQMIMYWGVIPHQAEITQGTVNGTIVKAIETAKELGYVEAGDLTVATAGDPRMSVQLEDKVSSTNVAYVAQVR; encoded by the coding sequence ATGTACAAGCGCACCAAGATTGTATGCACCATGGGTCCCGCCTGCGATAGCGACGAGACCATCCGCGAGATGATCAAGGCGGGCATGAACGTCGCCCGTTTTAACTTCTCGCACGGCTCCTACGACGAGCACCACGGTCGCATCGAGCGCGTCCGCCGTATTTCCAAGGAGCTCGGCATGCCCGTCGGCATCCTGCTCGACACCAAGGGCCCCGAGGTCCGCACCGGCCTTTTGGTCGATGGCAAGAAGGTTGCCGTCAAGACCGGCGACAAGATCGTCGTCACCGCTCAGCCCACGTCCGAGGATTTCCACGGCACCGCTGAGCACATCTCCCTCGATTACCTGGCTCTGCCCTCCGAGGTCGAGAAGGGCTCCCTCATCCTGATCGATGACGGCCTGGTTGCCCTCGAGGTCGAGTCCGTCGACGGCCAGGACATGACCTGCGTCGTTAAGAACGACGGCCTGATCGGCGAGCGCAAGGGCGTCAACATGCCCAACGTCAACATCTCGCTGCCCGCCATCACCGAGCGCGATCGTCAGGACATCCTCTTTGGCCTGACCGAGAACATCGACTACATCGCCGCTTCCTTCATCCGTGACGGCGAGTCCGTCCGCGGCATCCGCGAGCTTTGCCGCGAGAACGGCGGCGAGCACGTGACGATCTTCCCGAAGATCGAGTGCGCCCTGGGCGTCGAGAACTTCGACGAGATCCTCGAGGCTTCCGACGGCATCATGGTCGCCCGTGGCGACCTGGGCATCGAGATCAAGCCCGAGCTCGTTCCCCACATCCAGAAGGAGATCATCGCCAAGTGCAACGCGGCCTACAAGCCCGTTATCACCGCTACGCAGATGCTCGACTCCATGCAGCAGAACCCGCGCCCGACGCGCGCCGAGGTTGCCGACGTTGCTAACGCCATTTACGACGGCACCGACGCCGTTATGCTGTCCGGCGAGTCCGCTGCCGGTAAGTACCCGGTCGAGGCCGTTAAGATGCAGGCCAGCATCGCTCTCGAGACCGAGAAGTACCTCCCGGCCCACGCTCCGCTCGAGGTTCCGGCTGACGCTCACGGCACCCGCGTCGTCAACAACGTTGTGGGTATGTCCGCTGTGAACATGGCTACCACCGTTGGCGCCAAGTGCATCACCGTGCCGACGACCACCGGTCGTACCGCTCGCCTGATCTCGCACTTCCGTCCCAACATGCCGATCTGCGCATTCTCCCGCCACGAGTGGGCCGTCCAGCAGATGATCATGTACTGGGGCGTTATCCCGCACCAGGCCGAGATTACCCAGGGCACCGTCAACGGCACGATCGTCAAGGCGATCGAGACCGCCAAGGAGCTCGGCTACGTCGAGGCCGGCGACCTGACCGTCGCTACCGCCGGCGATCCCCGCATGAGCGTCCAGCTCGAGGACAAGGTCTCCTCGACCAACGTCGCTTACGTCGCTCAGGTGCGCTAA
- a CDS encoding type II secretion system F family protein → MSAPVAVAACLCALSVFVATGLDRADARKIAEACKREAVLVAAAGRSVVDALTARMKGAVGAGGPARVSLGEVSEMIDVVRLGLSAGLSFDAALEIFCANRRSVLALRLERACMAWQVGVGTREDELLAAARDLDVRALETFAITVGQALALGAPLAETLAAQSREIRAAHRAAVEREIERAPIKLLIPTGTLILPALLLSILGPLLGAGGMM, encoded by the coding sequence ATGAGCGCCCCGGTTGCAGTTGCGGCTTGCCTGTGCGCTCTGAGTGTATTTGTCGCGACGGGTTTGGATCGGGCGGATGCACGCAAGATCGCAGAGGCCTGCAAGCGCGAGGCGGTGCTGGTCGCTGCCGCGGGTCGCTCGGTGGTCGATGCTCTGACCGCGCGAATGAAGGGCGCGGTTGGAGCGGGCGGCCCGGCGCGAGTGTCGCTCGGCGAAGTGTCCGAGATGATCGATGTTGTGCGCTTGGGTCTTTCGGCCGGTCTTTCGTTTGATGCGGCGCTTGAGATTTTCTGCGCCAACCGCCGGTCAGTGCTGGCTCTTCGACTTGAGCGGGCCTGCATGGCGTGGCAGGTGGGCGTGGGCACGCGTGAGGACGAGTTGTTGGCCGCCGCGCGCGACCTGGACGTGCGAGCGCTCGAGACCTTTGCCATCACGGTGGGACAGGCGCTCGCCCTGGGTGCCCCACTTGCCGAGACACTGGCCGCTCAAAGTCGCGAGATCCGTGCGGCTCATCGCGCCGCGGTCGAGCGCGAGATCGAGCGTGCGCCCATCAAGCTGCTGATTCCCACCGGCACACTCATCTTGCCGGCGTTGCTTCTGTCCATATTGGGCCCGCTGTTGGGAGCAGGCGGGATGATGTAG
- the rsgA gene encoding ribosome small subunit-dependent GTPase A: MQLGAVIRLDRGFPLVATADDTFRAEHAVGFAKSRGEDEVLLPAVGDRVAVRRAPGHDMGVIECVLPRRTSFERWRGRARGERQVLCSNVDSVLIVQALGAGEVLLDRVARSLVLALDCDAEPVVVLTKADRCDAEELERDLDRVRRLVGPDVRVIVTSSAEGRGLDEVRACVPAGSCAMILGESGAGKSTLLNALLGHDTLATGGVRERDDQGRHTTVARVMVALPGDAGVIADAPGLRSLPLVGHERGLARAFPEIVETSRACRFGDCTHTHEPGCAVREAEDAGQIDSLRLETFQNLASSMRVSAQMLDPDVHL; the protein is encoded by the coding sequence ATGCAGCTGGGTGCCGTTATTCGCCTGGATCGCGGGTTTCCGCTGGTGGCCACTGCCGACGACACCTTTCGCGCCGAGCATGCCGTGGGGTTTGCCAAGTCGCGCGGCGAGGACGAGGTCCTGCTGCCTGCCGTGGGCGACCGTGTGGCGGTGCGCCGCGCTCCCGGGCACGATATGGGCGTGATTGAGTGCGTGCTGCCGCGCCGTACGAGCTTTGAGCGTTGGCGCGGCCGTGCCCGTGGAGAGCGCCAGGTGCTCTGCTCCAACGTGGATAGCGTGCTAATCGTGCAGGCGCTCGGTGCCGGTGAGGTGCTGCTCGACCGCGTGGCGCGCTCGCTGGTGTTGGCGCTCGACTGCGATGCCGAGCCGGTGGTGGTGCTTACCAAAGCTGACCGCTGCGATGCCGAGGAGCTCGAGCGCGATCTGGACCGCGTGCGCCGCCTGGTGGGTCCGGACGTGCGCGTGATCGTGACGTCCTCTGCCGAGGGCCGCGGCCTGGACGAGGTCCGTGCCTGCGTGCCCGCCGGGAGCTGTGCCATGATTCTGGGCGAGTCGGGTGCCGGTAAGTCGACGCTGCTCAATGCACTGCTGGGCCACGATACGTTGGCGACCGGCGGTGTGCGCGAACGCGACGACCAGGGCCGTCACACTACCGTTGCGCGCGTGATGGTGGCGCTGCCGGGCGACGCCGGCGTGATCGCCGATGCCCCGGGCCTGCGCAGCCTACCGCTCGTGGGTCACGAGCGGGGTCTGGCGCGCGCCTTCCCCGAGATTGTCGAGACATCGCGCGCGTGCCGGTTTGGCGATTGCACACATACCCATGAGCCGGGTTGCGCCGTTCGCGAGGCCGAGGACGCCGGGCAGATTGACAGCCTGCGTCTGGAAACGTTCCAAAACCTGGCGTCATCCATGCGCGTGAGCGCTCAAATGCTCGATCCCGATGTCCATCTGTAA
- a CDS encoding cation-translocating P-type ATPase: MQKEYLSAAAEVLSDQGVDENLGLSDDEASSRLAKTGPNKLEEAEKTPLWKRFFEQMADPMVIMLIVAAVISALTGMVKGEADFADVAIIMFVVIVNSVLGVVQEAKSEEALEALQEMSAAQSKVLRDGKLVHLPSAELVPGDVIMLEAGDSVPADCRVLESATMKIEEAALTGESVPVEKHANVIELAAGTDDVPLGDRKNMCYMGSTVVYGRGRAVVVGTGMNTEMGKIAGALAEAKEELTPLQVKLAELSRILTIMVIVICVVIFGVDIIRHGVGNVLTDPTALLDTFMVAVSLAVAAIPEGLVAVVTIVLSLGVTKMAKRQAIIRKLSAVETLGCTQTICSDKTGTLTQNKMTVVKHELAAPKEKFLAGMALCSDAQWDEDLGEAVGEPTECALVNDAGKAGLTGLTAEHPRVGEAPFDSGRKMMSVVVETLDGEYEQYTKGAPDVVIGLCTHIYDGDRVVPLTEERRAELVAANKAMADEALRVLALASRTYTEVPSDCSPAALEHDLVFCGLSGMIDPVRPEVSDAIREAHDAGIRTVMITGDHIDTAVAIAKQLGIVTDRSHAITGADLDRMSDEELDAHIEDYGVYARVQPEHKTRIVEAWKSRDQIVAMTGDGVNDAPSIKRADIGVGMGITGTDVTKNVADMVLADDNFATIIGACEEGRRIYDNIRKVIQFLLSANLAEVFSVFIATLIGFTIFQPVQLLWVNLVTDCFPALALGMEDAEGDIMKRKPRNAKDGVFAGHMGLDCVVQGLIITVLVLASFFVGVYFDMGYIHIADMIAGNADEEGVMMAFITLNMVEIFHCFNMRSRRASLFTMKKQNKWLWASAALALVLTVIVTVQPTLAEMFFGPVTLELKGVLAALGLAFLIIPLMEIYKAIMRAVEKE, from the coding sequence ATGCAAAAGGAATACCTGTCCGCCGCGGCGGAGGTGCTCAGCGACCAAGGTGTCGATGAGAACCTCGGCCTGAGCGACGACGAGGCGTCGTCGCGCCTCGCTAAGACAGGCCCTAACAAGCTCGAGGAAGCCGAGAAGACGCCGCTGTGGAAGCGCTTCTTTGAGCAGATGGCCGACCCCATGGTCATCATGCTGATCGTTGCCGCCGTCATCAGCGCGCTCACGGGCATGGTCAAGGGCGAGGCGGACTTTGCCGATGTCGCCATCATCATGTTCGTCGTTATCGTCAACTCGGTGCTGGGCGTGGTCCAGGAGGCTAAAAGCGAGGAGGCTCTCGAGGCCCTGCAGGAGATGAGCGCGGCGCAGTCCAAGGTGCTGCGCGACGGCAAGCTCGTGCACCTGCCGAGCGCCGAGCTCGTGCCCGGTGACGTGATCATGCTCGAGGCGGGCGACTCCGTCCCGGCCGACTGCCGCGTGCTCGAGAGCGCCACGATGAAGATCGAGGAGGCCGCCCTTACCGGCGAGTCCGTGCCCGTCGAGAAGCATGCCAACGTGATCGAGCTCGCCGCCGGCACCGACGACGTGCCGCTCGGCGACCGCAAGAACATGTGCTACATGGGCTCCACCGTGGTGTACGGCCGTGGCCGCGCCGTCGTAGTCGGTACCGGTATGAACACCGAGATGGGTAAGATCGCCGGCGCCCTGGCCGAGGCCAAGGAAGAGCTCACGCCGCTGCAGGTGAAGCTTGCCGAGCTCAGCCGCATCCTCACTATCATGGTTATCGTCATCTGCGTCGTTATCTTTGGCGTCGACATCATCCGCCACGGCGTGGGCAACGTTCTCACCGACCCGACCGCGCTGCTCGATACCTTTATGGTCGCTGTCTCGCTTGCCGTCGCCGCCATCCCTGAGGGTCTGGTTGCCGTCGTGACTATCGTGCTTTCGCTCGGCGTGACCAAAATGGCCAAGCGCCAGGCGATTATTCGCAAGCTCTCTGCCGTCGAGACCCTTGGCTGCACGCAGACCATCTGCTCCGACAAGACCGGTACCCTTACCCAAAACAAGATGACCGTCGTCAAGCACGAGCTCGCTGCGCCTAAGGAGAAGTTCCTGGCCGGTATGGCGCTGTGCTCCGATGCCCAGTGGGACGAGGACCTGGGCGAGGCCGTTGGTGAGCCGACTGAGTGCGCGCTCGTCAACGATGCCGGCAAGGCTGGTCTTACTGGCCTGACTGCCGAGCACCCGCGCGTGGGCGAGGCCCCGTTCGACTCGGGCCGTAAGATGATGTCCGTGGTCGTCGAGACCCTGGACGGCGAGTATGAGCAGTACACCAAGGGCGCGCCCGACGTGGTGATCGGCCTGTGCACCCATATCTACGACGGCGACAGGGTCGTTCCGCTGACCGAGGAGCGTCGCGCCGAGCTCGTGGCCGCCAACAAGGCCATGGCCGACGAGGCCCTGCGCGTGCTGGCGCTGGCAAGCCGCACCTACACCGAGGTCCCGAGCGACTGCAGCCCCGCTGCGCTCGAGCACGACCTGGTCTTCTGCGGCCTGTCCGGCATGATTGACCCTGTCCGCCCCGAGGTCTCCGACGCCATCCGCGAGGCCCACGACGCCGGTATTCGCACCGTCATGATCACGGGCGACCATATCGACACCGCCGTGGCCATTGCCAAGCAGCTGGGAATCGTCACCGATCGCAGCCATGCCATTACCGGTGCCGACCTCGACCGCATGAGCGACGAGGAGCTCGACGCGCACATCGAGGACTACGGCGTGTACGCCCGCGTCCAGCCCGAGCACAAGACGCGCATCGTCGAGGCCTGGAAGTCGCGCGACCAGATCGTCGCCATGACTGGCGACGGCGTCAACGACGCCCCGTCCATCAAGCGCGCCGACATCGGCGTGGGCATGGGCATCACCGGTACCGATGTCACCAAGAACGTCGCCGACATGGTGCTTGCCGACGACAACTTCGCCACCATCATCGGTGCCTGCGAAGAGGGCCGTCGCATCTACGACAACATCCGCAAGGTCATCCAGTTCCTGCTTTCGGCCAACCTTGCCGAGGTCTTCTCGGTGTTTATCGCCACGCTCATCGGCTTTACCATCTTCCAGCCGGTGCAGCTGCTGTGGGTGAACCTGGTCACCGACTGTTTCCCCGCGCTCGCGCTGGGCATGGAGGATGCCGAGGGCGACATCATGAAGCGCAAGCCGCGCAACGCCAAGGACGGCGTCTTTGCCGGACATATGGGTCTGGACTGCGTGGTCCAGGGCCTAATCATCACCGTGCTGGTGCTGGCGAGTTTCTTTGTGGGCGTGTACTTTGACATGGGCTACATCCACATCGCCGATATGATCGCCGGCAATGCCGACGAGGAAGGCGTGATGATGGCGTTCATCACGCTCAACATGGTCGAGATTTTCCACTGCTTCAATATGCGCAGCCGTCGTGCGTCGCTGTTCACCATGAAGAAGCAGAACAAGTGGCTGTGGGCTTCCGCCGCGCTGGCACTGGTGCTGACGGTGATCGTGACCGTGCAGCCGACGCTTGCCGAGATGTTCTTTGGTCCTGTGACGCTTGAGCTCAAGGGCGTTCTTGCCGCGCTGGGCCTGGCCTTCCTGATCATCCCGCTGATGGAGATCTACAAGGCGATCATGCGCGCGGTCGAGAAGGAGTAA
- a CDS encoding CpaF family protein: MSLQTRIKAAGAAAAAAPVDAGRRRAVKRRTKRAVMDRMGYDEVARISAYIDPALARSELRPAVEAALNVEEPTDLATSERETIIDEILDDVVGLGPLQPLIEDDTVTEIMINGCRSAFFERGGVLYPIEHAFEDDEQIRVLIDRIISPLGRRIDERSPIVNARLKTGYRVNAVIPPVAIDGPILTIRKFSDRICSLDELVGLGSLPLWYAQLLSCAVSLRQDLAVAGGTGSGKTTLLNALSCEISTGERIVTIEDSAELKFAHHPHVVRLEAREASIEGEGAVTIRDLVTNALRMRPDRIVVGEVRGAECCDMLQAMNTGHDGSLTTLHAGSEQETVVRLTLLARYGIDLPSELIEEQIAMALDGIVMSERHADGRRFVSSYSGVRRAASGGVELERYVTFDAAERTWALDREPPFIAEGLRSGTLTQEEVDEWRSLCPSS, translated from the coding sequence ATGAGCCTGCAAACGAGGATTAAGGCTGCCGGCGCTGCAGCGGCTGCAGCGCCTGTAGATGCGGGGCGTCGTCGCGCGGTGAAACGACGCACCAAGCGCGCTGTGATGGACCGCATGGGTTACGACGAAGTGGCGCGTATCAGCGCCTATATCGACCCGGCGCTTGCCCGCTCGGAATTGCGTCCCGCGGTGGAGGCGGCGCTCAATGTTGAGGAACCGACCGATCTCGCGACGTCCGAACGCGAGACCATCATCGACGAGATTTTGGATGACGTGGTGGGCCTGGGGCCGTTGCAGCCGCTCATCGAGGACGACACCGTTACCGAGATCATGATCAACGGCTGCCGCTCGGCCTTCTTTGAACGCGGCGGCGTCTTGTACCCTATCGAGCATGCGTTTGAGGATGATGAGCAGATCCGTGTGCTTATCGACCGCATCATCTCGCCACTTGGCCGCCGTATCGACGAGCGCAGCCCCATCGTCAACGCTCGCCTTAAAACGGGCTATCGCGTCAACGCGGTGATTCCGCCTGTGGCGATTGACGGACCGATTCTCACCATCCGAAAGTTCTCGGACCGCATCTGCTCGCTGGACGAGCTTGTGGGGCTGGGGTCACTGCCGCTTTGGTATGCGCAGCTGCTGTCGTGCGCGGTGTCGCTGCGACAGGACCTGGCGGTTGCGGGAGGCACGGGATCTGGTAAGACCACCCTGCTCAACGCGCTGTCATGCGAGATTTCCACCGGCGAGCGCATCGTGACGATCGAGGACTCTGCCGAGCTCAAGTTTGCGCATCATCCGCACGTGGTGCGCCTAGAGGCGCGCGAGGCTTCAATTGAGGGCGAGGGCGCGGTGACGATCCGCGACCTGGTGACCAATGCCCTGCGCATGCGCCCCGACCGCATCGTGGTGGGCGAGGTGCGCGGTGCCGAGTGCTGCGACATGTTGCAGGCCATGAATACGGGCCACGACGGGTCGCTCACCACACTTCATGCGGGTTCAGAACAGGAGACCGTGGTGCGTCTGACGTTGCTTGCACGTTATGGCATCGATCTGCCGAGCGAGCTCATCGAGGAGCAGATTGCCATGGCGCTCGACGGCATCGTGATGTCCGAGCGCCACGCCGATGGCAGGCGCTTCGTCTCCTCGTATTCGGGGGTGCGTCGCGCCGCGTCGGGCGGCGTAGAGCTCGAGCGCTATGTGACTTTCGATGCCGCCGAGCGCACCTGGGCGCTTGACCGCGAGCCGCCGTTTATCGCAGAAGGCCTGCGGTCGGGGACGCTCACACAAGAGGAGGTGGACGAATGGAGGTCGCTGTGCCCCTCGTCGTAG
- the cpaB gene encoding Flp pilus assembly protein CpaB: MNKSKRIAISLVAGVLAALLCMVYGSSIRSQAERVQAETLAKYGGDRVEVCVAARDIDVGETLDETNVITQEWLTSLLPRDAATELRQVRGDVTTSRIPKNAVICNVYTKAESHKLEVPKGKVAVSVAVDAEHSVGGATGVGSYVDVYVQKDGVTDRLCGAHVIDTSEDSGATREGKIEWVTLAADPEDVKELLGASGKGTVSLTIPATARGKKSGGDE, encoded by the coding sequence GTGAACAAGAGCAAGCGCATCGCCATCAGTCTGGTCGCGGGCGTGCTCGCTGCTCTGCTCTGCATGGTTTACGGCTCGTCGATCCGCTCGCAAGCCGAACGGGTCCAGGCTGAGACCTTGGCCAAGTACGGTGGCGATCGCGTCGAGGTATGCGTCGCGGCGCGCGATATCGATGTGGGCGAGACCCTCGATGAGACCAATGTCATAACCCAGGAATGGCTGACGAGCCTGTTGCCGCGTGACGCGGCGACCGAGCTGCGCCAGGTGCGCGGCGACGTGACGACTTCGCGTATTCCCAAAAACGCCGTGATCTGCAATGTCTACACCAAGGCCGAGAGCCACAAGCTCGAGGTGCCTAAGGGCAAGGTTGCCGTTTCGGTGGCGGTCGATGCCGAGCACTCGGTCGGCGGTGCTACAGGCGTGGGCAGCTACGTGGATGTGTATGTGCAAAAAGACGGCGTAACCGATCGACTGTGCGGCGCGCACGTGATCGATACCAGTGAGGATTCCGGTGCCACGCGCGAGGGCAAGATCGAATGGGTGACGCTGGCGGCTGACCCCGAAGACGTCAAGGAACTGCTGGGAGCCTCGGGCAAGGGAACGGTCAGCTTGACGATTCCCGCCACGGCGCGCGGCAAAAAGAGCGGAGGCGACGAGTGA
- a CDS encoding P-loop NTPase — protein sequence MKAIWLACCACGDYGLLQREVEGRDAGAQVLRVGDLDGLISMARAFPSRRGAAIIAASLFDTEDVRKTVARLTAEGRVSRVVVLIEALDPSDIEGLFRAGATEVIAAHSICGNGRAGEGAVDSDRRMTIEPDAFVDREPGAPRATRGPRVDDYGKAEAEHGRRPRNPLVYDDAGGPAQHAGDSPAVDMGYVHGVNLADELDEVEGFAGCGELSLMQHEQIAQNEPALQTEQAAMPAWTQRVVAAGETGTLSPTPAPPPPMPPADAAAPQHRAPVICAISGSGGCGKSTIVATMAHISSLLGLRAAVLDLDLMFGNLYDLLGVDAPRDMAALIEPSAAGALTEPDIVATSMRVAPGVTLWGPVAAPEQAELMARPVELLLDVLRRESDVVFIDTSVFWGDAVAAAVAASDRCLVVGDAAVSSATSASRVIELASRVGVPRTRMSAVFNRFGARGADEDVAMRFEIACALSSKIRIADGGQDLAALMAFGRADEAVGQTSAFATSVREATREMLVELGCAVGPWSDMVADRATRTERPRIRLPWSREGDQR from the coding sequence ATGAAGGCGATCTGGCTTGCGTGCTGCGCGTGCGGCGATTACGGGCTGTTGCAGCGGGAAGTCGAGGGCCGTGATGCGGGTGCACAGGTGCTTCGCGTGGGTGACCTGGACGGGCTGATTTCCATGGCGCGGGCGTTTCCGTCGCGCCGCGGGGCTGCCATCATCGCGGCGTCTCTGTTTGATACCGAAGATGTGCGCAAGACTGTTGCGCGCCTGACGGCCGAAGGCCGCGTGAGTCGCGTGGTCGTGTTGATAGAAGCGCTCGATCCGTCGGATATCGAGGGACTGTTTCGCGCGGGGGCGACCGAGGTCATCGCTGCGCACAGCATATGCGGCAACGGGCGCGCGGGCGAGGGAGCGGTTGATTCCGATCGGCGCATGACGATTGAGCCCGATGCTTTTGTTGATAGGGAACCCGGGGCGCCTCGCGCTACAAGAGGCCCGCGTGTTGATGATTATGGAAAAGCGGAAGCCGAGCATGGTCGGCGCCCCCGGAACCCCCTTGTATACGATGACGCTGGAGGGCCGGCACAGCATGCTGGCGACTCCCCGGCTGTAGATATGGGATACGTGCACGGCGTGAATCTGGCGGATGAACTCGACGAAGTTGAGGGCTTTGCCGGGTGCGGCGAGTTGTCGCTGATGCAGCATGAGCAGATTGCACAGAACGAGCCTGCCTTGCAGACCGAACAAGCTGCCATGCCGGCTTGGACGCAGCGTGTGGTTGCGGCGGGGGAGACGGGGACGCTGTCGCCGACGCCCGCCCCGCCGCCTCCGATGCCGCCGGCAGACGCTGCCGCTCCGCAGCATCGAGCTCCGGTCATCTGCGCCATTTCGGGTTCGGGCGGTTGCGGCAAGTCGACGATCGTTGCCACCATGGCACACATATCGTCGCTGTTGGGCTTGCGTGCCGCCGTGCTCGACCTGGACCTGATGTTTGGAAACCTTTACGACTTGTTAGGCGTCGATGCTCCGCGCGATATGGCGGCACTTATCGAGCCGTCGGCGGCGGGCGCGCTCACCGAGCCGGATATCGTAGCCACATCGATGCGCGTGGCGCCGGGCGTTACGCTCTGGGGTCCCGTCGCGGCGCCCGAGCAAGCCGAGCTCATGGCACGTCCGGTGGAGCTATTGCTTGATGTCCTGCGTCGCGAATCCGACGTGGTCTTTATCGATACCTCGGTCTTTTGGGGCGACGCCGTGGCGGCTGCGGTGGCGGCGAGCGACCGTTGCCTGGTCGTTGGCGATGCGGCGGTGTCGTCCGCGACATCGGCATCGCGCGTCATTGAACTGGCAAGTCGAGTAGGTGTGCCGCGCACGCGCATGAGCGCCGTGTTCAACCGGTTCGGTGCGCGCGGGGCAGACGAGGACGTCGCCATGCGCTTTGAGATTGCCTGTGCGTTGAGCTCCAAGATTCGTATCGCCGATGGCGGGCAGGATCTCGCCGCGCTCATGGCGTTTGGGCGCGCTGACGAGGCAGTGGGTCAGACGAGCGCTTTCGCGACCAGCGTGCGCGAGGCCACGCGCGAGATGCTCGTGGAACTGGGGTGCGCCGTCGGCCCTTGGAGCGATATGGTCGCCGACCGTGCAACGCGCACCGAACGCCCGCGTATCCGCCTTCCCTGGTCGCGCGAGGGTGATCAGCGATGA
- a CDS encoding TadE/TadG family type IV pilus assembly protein, translating into MALPRRRLSTPLRVLRTSRCIDIAREDRAQSTVEAAFLLPTFLMLILLALQPVCLLYTRAVMESAAAETARLMTTTTAEDDDLKEFTRRRLAAVPNVSIFHAGGPLSWDIELGRADAGGVSSVSVSGEVKPLPVIGAFAQAMGGTAEGGYVELKVDVSYQSRPEWLEGDYGSWIAAWD; encoded by the coding sequence ATGGCGTTGCCTCGACGTCGGTTATCGACGCCGCTGCGGGTGCTAAGGACATCGCGTTGTATTGATATCGCGCGCGAGGACCGGGCGCAGTCTACGGTCGAGGCCGCTTTTTTGCTGCCGACGTTTCTGATGCTCATCCTTCTCGCACTGCAACCGGTGTGCCTGCTCTATACGCGCGCGGTCATGGAGTCTGCCGCTGCCGAGACCGCGCGGCTCATGACCACGACGACGGCGGAGGACGACGATCTTAAGGAGTTCACCCGCCGCCGGCTTGCCGCAGTGCCCAACGTTTCGATCTTTCATGCCGGCGGGCCGTTGTCGTGGGATATCGAGCTTGGTCGGGCCGATGCGGGTGGCGTCTCGTCCGTGTCCGTTTCCGGCGAGGTCAAGCCGTTACCTGTGATCGGTGCGTTTGCGCAGGCTATGGGTGGTACCGCCGAGGGCGGCTACGTTGAGCTCAAGGTCGATGTCTCGTATCAATCACGTCCCGAATGGCTGGAGGGAGATTATGGTTCGTGGATTGCTGCATGGGATTAA